A genomic window from Triticum urartu cultivar G1812 chromosome 7, Tu2.1, whole genome shotgun sequence includes:
- the LOC125523334 gene encoding uncharacterized protein LOC125523334 has translation MHPSIHGIASKSGRLSNSHSMHDYKNTSNLQFMGDSNGDSNDDGEDTRVRWLIDVARYTAAALVTAVTVAVIARAVTVSLRSEPITIEVANSSVSVSVKGLPPAPVTVSISLNLLSYNPSGRVGVQYSNVNMSLLDRSGKAITWLSVPNGTIHGIVVGPTTARQTLVRGDLVVPDEVPSEFAERMRPRSRNGTTSAGQEIKEAAVHLRGILQTQISGFTYSHGGVTAFRCFPVTIGVPPLHLSAGDAPCDKVPP, from the coding sequence ATGCATCCATCCATCCATGGAATAGCTAGCAAGTCCGGCCGATTAAGCAATAGCCACTCTATGCACGACTACAAGAATACATCCAATCTCCAATTCATGGGTGATAGTAACGGCGACAGCAACGACGACGGCGAGGACACAAGAGTCCGGTGGTTGATCGATGTGGCCCGGTACACGGCGGCAGCCCTGGTGACCGCGGTCACCGTGGCGGTCATTGCCAGGGCTGTCACCGTGTCCCTCCGCTCTGAGCCGATCACCATCGAAGTCGCCAATTCGTCCGTCTCCGTGTCCGTGAAGGGCTTGCCGCCGGCACCGGTTACAGTGAGCATCTCTCTGAACCTGCTGTCGTACAACCCAAGCGGCCGCGTCGGCGTCCAGTATAGCAACGTCAACATGAGCCTCCTCGACAGGAGCGGCAAGGCGATCACCTGGTTGAGCGTTCCGAATGGCACCATCCACGGCATCGTGGTGGGGCCGACAACGGCGCGGCAGACGCTGGTGAGGGGGGACCTCGTGGTGCCGGATGAGGTACCCAGCGAGTTCGCCGAGAGGATGCGTCCTCGCAGCAGGAATGGGACGACGTCTGCAGGCCAGGAGATCAAAGAGGCTGCCGTGCACCTTCGTGGCATCCTCCAGACCCAGATCTCCGGGTTCACCTACAGTCACGGCGGCGTCACCGCGTTCCGCTGCTTTCCGGTCACCATCGGCGTCCCGCCGCTCCACCTGTCTGCAGGCGACGCGCCTTGCGATAAGGTGCCGCCCTAG